ACCCAGTCTCCTCGATACCGTCGTCGTTCGTGAGTAGGATGTTCATGATCCGTCTCAGGAGCGAGACAGAAAAAGCGCACCGTTCTCATTGCGAGAATTGTCGACCGTTTCGGCCTCCTTTCGTTCCCGTTTACAACATTTATTGGGCTACGACACAGTGCTGATACGGTCTACGATCGTCTCCTCGTCGACAACGAGGTTGTACGCTTGTTCGTCGTCGTTCCAGAGCACGAGTACGTTCTCGAACGCGAGGAGCGTACCGTACTCCGCTTGCGGGAGATCACGGTTCAGGCCAGTCTCGTTTGCGAGCACCGCGTAGTGATCGACCGTTTCGCTCCCGTCTCCAACTTCGAACAGCGGGTTGGCCGAACCGATGTCGTGGCTCAGTTTGATACCAACGAGGTTGATCCGATCCGAGACGTGGCTTTCCGATTCAGCCATCGGCGCGAACCGCGAGGGATCGGGCGTAAACTCGATCCGTTGCCGGCCATCACGACGAAGTACCGAATAGGCGTACTGAACGTCGACATTGATGAACTCCTCTGGTCGCTGTTCCGTTTCCGGTTCCGTTTCGTCGGTTGAATCGGTGTCCTGTGCTGTTGCTGTCTCGGTGGCTGCTTGTGCAAGCCGACGCTGGAACGTGGGTGTTTCGATATCTGGCTTGACGTCGAACGACCAGCCCTGAACGGTCGATTCTGGAGTCCGATCGGGCCAGAGTCGCACTGTCGGAGCATACACCGTGTAGTCTTGTTCGTCCACTAGTTCTCGCTCGATCGCTCGCAGTCCCGTGGCCGTGTTCTCGTCTGCTGGTGCAAGCATGAGACACGTTCCGTCGGTTGCCAGAGACGAGAGATATCGTTCGACAGTCGGAACCGGATCGTCGAGTTCGCTCAGAACGTTTGCGAACAGCACGAGATCGTACTCGTCGTCTGGCTCGAACGCTTCGGCGGTTTGGCGGTGGAGCGTGACGGATTGGTTGCATCCCGGTTCTACGAGCGCATCGAACACATCCGCGGCGGCACTCGGTTCGACAGCGTGGTAGTCGATCAGACACACATCGGACAGCAAATCGAGAATTCCGAGTGCCGGACCACCGACGCCCGCACCGACGTCGAGTAGTCGCAGTTGATGTGGGATACAGTCCTCACGAGCGAGATCGGCGAATGCATGCTGAGCGACCGCATAGTTGTCTGGTAAATGGTATATGGCGTATGCGAGCGCAGTTTCAGCGTCGTACTCGACGGATCGTTGATCGAAGTACTCGGCTTTGAACTGACGGATATTTTCTCGGAGTCGGTCACCCGACTCTCCTGTCTCCC
The nucleotide sequence above comes from Halocatena marina. Encoded proteins:
- a CDS encoding small ribosomal subunit Rsm22 family protein; the encoded protein is MNDEQREQVRNNARYLQNVRPIDPEEIYEYVEGQPHPAVVRQVLREQAFDLGLIERDEAFVPVSDSPVEIEFDGVDRIPLSHVERLETLLVERYGEQWETGESGDRLRENIRQFKAEYFDQRSVEYDAETALAYAIYHLPDNYAVAQHAFADLAREDCIPHQLRLLDVGAGVGGPALGILDLLSDVCLIDYHAVEPSAAADVFDALVEPGCNQSVTLHRQTAEAFEPDDEYDLVLFANVLSELDDPVPTVERYLSSLATDGTCLMLAPADENTATGLRAIERELVDEQDYTVYAPTVRLWPDRTPESTVQGWSFDVKPDIETPTFQRRLAQAATETATAQDTDSTDETEPETEQRPEEFINVDVQYAYSVLRRDGRQRIEFTPDPSRFAPMAESESHVSDRINLVGIKLSHDIGSANPLFEVGDGSETVDHYAVLANETGLNRDLPQAEYGTLLAFENVLVLWNDDEQAYNLVVDEETIVDRISTVS